From Terriglobales bacterium, the proteins below share one genomic window:
- a CDS encoding methyltransferase domain-containing protein: protein MRRMVTPELMDAEAWTTPELGVALADLGRINRWFGGIGTMVSMLERVARRSGARELSMLDVGGAGGDLARAAVGRLEPRGIKLRVAVADRAASHLDRTLLGVAGDATALPFRDRSFDVVGCSLLVHHLAPRQVRQFVVEALRVCRLAVLINDLRRSPVHLALVYAGFPLYRSPLTRNDGPASVRAAYTPSEMRELLRDVPGSIEVTNHYLYRMAVIVWKNRREDFTRK, encoded by the coding sequence ATGAGACGCATGGTCACTCCCGAGCTGATGGATGCGGAGGCCTGGACCACCCCCGAGCTGGGGGTTGCGCTCGCGGACCTGGGCCGGATCAACCGCTGGTTCGGGGGCATCGGGACCATGGTTTCGATGCTGGAGCGGGTGGCGCGCAGGAGCGGCGCTCGCGAGCTGTCGATGCTCGATGTGGGCGGGGCCGGCGGAGACCTGGCGCGAGCCGCGGTCGGAAGGCTGGAGCCGCGGGGTATCAAGCTGCGGGTTGCGGTGGCTGACCGCGCCGCGTCTCACCTGGATCGGACCCTGCTGGGCGTCGCCGGCGACGCCACCGCTCTTCCCTTCCGCGACCGGAGCTTTGACGTGGTGGGCTGTTCACTGCTCGTCCATCATCTCGCTCCGCGCCAGGTGCGGCAGTTCGTGGTCGAGGCGCTGCGGGTCTGCCGGCTGGCGGTGTTGATCAACGACCTCCGCCGCAGCCCCGTGCATCTGGCCCTGGTGTATGCGGGGTTTCCGCTGTATCGCAGCCCGCTGACACGCAACGACGGCCCGGCGTCGGTGCGGGCGGCTTACACACCCAGCGAGATGCGAGAGTTGCTGCGCGATGTGCCGGGAAGCATCGAAGTAACAAACCACTACCTCTATCGCATGGCCGTGATCGTCTGGAAGAACAGGCGCGAGGATTTCACAAGAAAGTAG
- a CDS encoding FAD-dependent monooxygenase — MTKTYDLLVIGGGPAGTAAAITAARAGARVLLLERGRLPRQKVCGEFVSGEGLETLRALDAAVAERLLVSAPRIGGSRLFVDGQCVEVPIAPEAASITRYELDLALWEAARSAGAECRLETEVYAVEQSAEESRLTFAAGGGPATQVAHAAAAIDASGRWSKLRPGETPARQPAGRRRYLGLKAHFRTSEAGRPSVDLYFFRGGYCGVQPIGGGQVNACAMVQAEVASSLDEVFSLHPALARRSREWRLVGEAVATSPLVLGKPMPLRGRVLCAGDAAGFVDPFVGDGITLALRSGCLAAEAVLGRGAAWYEGEYKRRLAPVFYNASWLRRFVGLPRLLRAPLLAAMNALGIGSALVQGTRAR, encoded by the coding sequence ATGACTAAGACATACGATCTCCTGGTGATCGGAGGAGGGCCGGCCGGAACAGCGGCGGCCATCACCGCGGCGCGCGCCGGTGCGCGGGTGTTGCTGCTGGAGCGCGGGCGATTGCCGCGGCAAAAAGTCTGCGGCGAGTTCGTCTCTGGCGAAGGGTTGGAAACGCTGCGAGCTCTGGACGCGGCGGTCGCCGAGCGGCTGCTTGTTTCGGCTCCGAGGATCGGCGGTTCGCGGCTGTTCGTGGACGGACAATGCGTCGAGGTGCCGATCGCGCCGGAAGCAGCCAGCATCACGCGCTATGAGCTTGATCTCGCGCTGTGGGAGGCGGCAAGGTCCGCGGGAGCGGAATGCCGGCTGGAAACCGAAGTCTATGCGGTCGAGCAGAGCGCAGAAGAGTCGCGTCTCACGTTCGCGGCCGGGGGCGGCCCCGCCACGCAAGTCGCTCACGCGGCGGCTGCCATCGACGCCAGCGGGAGATGGTCGAAGCTGCGTCCCGGCGAGACGCCGGCGCGACAGCCGGCGGGGCGCCGGCGCTACCTAGGATTGAAAGCGCATTTCCGGACGAGCGAGGCCGGGCGTCCCAGCGTGGACCTTTATTTCTTCCGCGGCGGCTATTGCGGGGTACAGCCGATCGGCGGCGGGCAGGTGAATGCCTGCGCCATGGTGCAGGCGGAGGTGGCCTCGAGTCTGGACGAAGTGTTTTCGCTGCATCCGGCGCTGGCCAGGCGCAGCCGCGAGTGGCGGCTGGTGGGAGAAGCGGTGGCGACGTCGCCGTTGGTCTTGGGAAAGCCGATGCCGCTGCGCGGGCGGGTGCTGTGCGCCGGCGACGCCGCCGGCTTTGTCGACCCTTTCGTGGGCGACGGTATCACCCTGGCGCTGCGAAGCGGGTGCCTGGCCGCTGAGGCGGTGCTGGGACGTGGCGCGGCGTGGTACGAAGGCGAGTACAAGAGGAGATTGGCTCCGGTGTTTTACAACGCATCATGGTTGCGGCGGTTTGTAGGGCTGCCGCGGCTGCTGCGAGCCCCTCTACTCGCAGCGATGAACGCGCTGGGTATCGGCTCCGCTCTCGTACAAGGCACCCGGGCCAGGTAG
- a CDS encoding class I SAM-dependent methyltransferase, producing MGSVTHSFFRLFRGTPAVQPSLREAPPRVSRRSSGLNEFTRAIAGQQDLRILDLGITSPINIARLTELGHKIYTEDVLSASGDPALVMATENGKPMYDVPRFLAENLVFERELFDAVLCWDIPDYMPEAFVKPMVERFHSIMKPGGILLAYFHTRDAGPDAPCYRYHLVGPDTLELHPGARFRLQRVFNNRHIENLFRDFASLKFFLARDNVREVLVVR from the coding sequence ATGGGTTCTGTGACGCATTCGTTCTTCCGGCTATTCCGCGGCACCCCGGCGGTCCAGCCTTCGCTGCGCGAAGCGCCACCGCGGGTCAGCCGCCGTTCCAGCGGACTGAACGAGTTCACCCGGGCCATCGCCGGGCAGCAGGACTTGCGCATCCTCGACCTGGGGATCACTTCTCCCATCAACATCGCCCGGCTGACCGAGCTCGGGCACAAGATCTACACCGAGGACGTGCTCTCCGCTTCCGGCGACCCCGCACTGGTCATGGCCACGGAGAACGGCAAGCCGATGTACGATGTGCCCCGCTTCCTGGCCGAGAATCTGGTCTTCGAGCGCGAGCTGTTCGACGCTGTCCTCTGCTGGGACATCCCCGACTACATGCCCGAAGCCTTCGTGAAGCCGATGGTGGAGCGCTTCCACTCCATCATGAAGCCGGGCGGCATCCTGCTGGCCTACTTCCATACCCGCGACGCCGGACCCGACGCCCCCTGCTACCGTTACCACCTGGTGGGCCCGGACACGCTGGAGCTGCACCCCGGCGCCCGCTTCCGCCTGCAGCGGGTCTTCAACAACCGGCACATCGAGAACCTGTTCCGCGATTTCGCCTCGCTCAAGTTCTTCCTCGCCCGCGACAACGTCCGCGAAGTGCTGGTCGTCCGCTAG